One segment of Salvia splendens isolate huo1 chromosome 20, SspV2, whole genome shotgun sequence DNA contains the following:
- the LOC121780584 gene encoding protein DETOXIFICATION 12-like isoform X1, giving the protein MEEGLLLVGERRRRWNEIGEEVKRLGYIAAPMVAVTLSFYLLEIVSLIMVGHLGELALSSAAIAISLAGITGFSFLLGMASALETISGQAFGAQQYKKLGIQTYTAIFSLIIVCIPLSILWIFVEDLLKFVGQDPQISLEAGRFSMWLIPALFGSAILQPLIRYYQMQSLIFPMVVSSSMTLCFHIPLCWALVFKSGLENIGGAVAMDISMWLNVAMLGLFMKYSPDCKKTRAPISMKIFEGMKEFFRYAIPSALMICLEWWSFELLILLSGLLPNPQLETSVLSICLNIVVTLYAIPFGLAAAASTRISNELGAGRPEGARLSVIALMLLAALNSLIVSLTIFPSGKVFGYIFSNEKEVVDYVADMAPLVCLSIITDCLQGVLSGVARGCGWQHLGAYINLVAFYLFGVPIAAALSFWFDFRGKGLWIGILCGATMQSLMLAIITACMNWEKQAAKVRERLCEEESLLGDRLT; this is encoded by the exons ATGGAGGAGGGATTGTTGTTGGTGggagagaggagaagaagatGGAATGAAATAGGGGAGGAGGTGAAGAGGTTGGGATATATAGCTGCGCCAATGGTGGCCGTCACTCTATCATTCTACTTGCTCGAGATTGTCTCATTGATTATGGTCGGCCATTTAGGGGAACTCGCTCTTTCCAGCGCCGCCATAGCCATTTCTCTTGCTGGGATAACTGGCTTCAGTTTTCTT TTGGGTATGGCCAGTGCATTAGAAACGATTAGTGGACAAGCTTTTGGAGCTCAACAATACAAAAAACTCGGGATTCAGACTTATACTGCTATATTTTCTCTGATAATTGTGTGCATTCCTCTCTCCATCTTGTGGATTTTCGTGGAGGACTTACTCAAGTTTGTTGGCCAAGACCCTCAGATTTCTCTTGAAGCTGGAAGATTTTCAATGTGGCTTATCCCTGCACTCTTTGGCTCCGCGATTCTTCAACCACTCATCCGGTACTATCAGATGCAGAGCTTGATTTTTCCCATGGTCGTTAGCTCCAGCATGACGCTCTGCTTCCACATACCACTGTGTTGGGCACTGGTTTTCAAGTCGGGTTTAGAGAATATCGGAGGTGCAGTTGCCATGGATATCTCGATGTGGTTGAACGTGGCCATGCTAGGTTTATTCATGAAGTACTCCCCTGACTGCAAAAAAACTCGCGCCCCAATTTCTATGAAGATATTCGAAGGCATGAAAGAATTTTTCCGCTACGCGATTCCTTCTGCCCTCATGATTTG CCTCGAATGGTGGTCGTTTGAGCTACTAATTTTGCTTTCAGGGCTATTGCCGAATCCACAGCTTGAAACCTCAGTGCTTTCTATCTG CTTAAACATCGTTGTAACGCTTTATGCAATCCCATTTGGATTAGCAGCAGCAgcaag CACTCGAATCTCAAACGAGCTGGGAGCAGGAAGGCCAGAGGGAGCTCGTCTATCTGTCATCGCTCTGATGCTCCTTGCAGCACTAAACTCTTTAATTGTAAGCCTTACCATCTTCCCCAGCGGGAAAGTCTTTGGTTACATTTTCAGCAACGAGAAGGAAGTCGTGGACTACGTAGCCGACATGGCTCCTCTAGTCTGTCTGTCTATCATAACCGACTGTCTCCAAGGAGTCCTTTCAG GTGTTGCTAGGGGCTGTGGCTGGCAGCATCTCGGTGCTTACATCAATCTTGTAGCTTTTTACCTCTTTGGGGTCCCGATTGCAGCTGCGTTGTCTTTCTGGTTCGACTTTAGAGGGAAAGGGCTGTGGATCGGGATACTGTGTGGGGCGACAATGCAGTCCCTCATGCTTGCGATCATCACGGCTTGCATGAACTGGGAGAAACAG GCAGCAAAGGTGAGGGAGAGGTTATGCGAAGAGGAGTCGTTGCTTGGTGATAGGCTTACATGA
- the LOC121780584 gene encoding protein DETOXIFICATION 12-like isoform X2, whose protein sequence is MEEGLLLVGERRRRWNEIGEEVKRLGYIAAPMVAVTLSFYLLEIVSLIMVGHLGELALSSAAIAISLAGITGFSFLLGMASALETISGQAFGAQQYKKLGIQTYTAIFSLIIVCIPLSILWIFVEDLLKFVGQDPQISLEAGRFSMWLIPALFGSAILQPLIRYYQMQSLIFPMVVSSSMTLCFHIPLCWALVFKSGLENIGGAVAMDISMWLNVAMLGLFMKYSPDCKKTRAPISMKIFEGMKEFFRYAIPSALMICLEWWSFELLILLSGLLPNPQLETSVLSICTRISNELGAGRPEGARLSVIALMLLAALNSLIVSLTIFPSGKVFGYIFSNEKEVVDYVADMAPLVCLSIITDCLQGVLSGVARGCGWQHLGAYINLVAFYLFGVPIAAALSFWFDFRGKGLWIGILCGATMQSLMLAIITACMNWEKQAAKVRERLCEEESLLGDRLT, encoded by the exons ATGGAGGAGGGATTGTTGTTGGTGggagagaggagaagaagatGGAATGAAATAGGGGAGGAGGTGAAGAGGTTGGGATATATAGCTGCGCCAATGGTGGCCGTCACTCTATCATTCTACTTGCTCGAGATTGTCTCATTGATTATGGTCGGCCATTTAGGGGAACTCGCTCTTTCCAGCGCCGCCATAGCCATTTCTCTTGCTGGGATAACTGGCTTCAGTTTTCTT TTGGGTATGGCCAGTGCATTAGAAACGATTAGTGGACAAGCTTTTGGAGCTCAACAATACAAAAAACTCGGGATTCAGACTTATACTGCTATATTTTCTCTGATAATTGTGTGCATTCCTCTCTCCATCTTGTGGATTTTCGTGGAGGACTTACTCAAGTTTGTTGGCCAAGACCCTCAGATTTCTCTTGAAGCTGGAAGATTTTCAATGTGGCTTATCCCTGCACTCTTTGGCTCCGCGATTCTTCAACCACTCATCCGGTACTATCAGATGCAGAGCTTGATTTTTCCCATGGTCGTTAGCTCCAGCATGACGCTCTGCTTCCACATACCACTGTGTTGGGCACTGGTTTTCAAGTCGGGTTTAGAGAATATCGGAGGTGCAGTTGCCATGGATATCTCGATGTGGTTGAACGTGGCCATGCTAGGTTTATTCATGAAGTACTCCCCTGACTGCAAAAAAACTCGCGCCCCAATTTCTATGAAGATATTCGAAGGCATGAAAGAATTTTTCCGCTACGCGATTCCTTCTGCCCTCATGATTTG CCTCGAATGGTGGTCGTTTGAGCTACTAATTTTGCTTTCAGGGCTATTGCCGAATCCACAGCTTGAAACCTCAGTGCTTTCTATCTG CACTCGAATCTCAAACGAGCTGGGAGCAGGAAGGCCAGAGGGAGCTCGTCTATCTGTCATCGCTCTGATGCTCCTTGCAGCACTAAACTCTTTAATTGTAAGCCTTACCATCTTCCCCAGCGGGAAAGTCTTTGGTTACATTTTCAGCAACGAGAAGGAAGTCGTGGACTACGTAGCCGACATGGCTCCTCTAGTCTGTCTGTCTATCATAACCGACTGTCTCCAAGGAGTCCTTTCAG GTGTTGCTAGGGGCTGTGGCTGGCAGCATCTCGGTGCTTACATCAATCTTGTAGCTTTTTACCTCTTTGGGGTCCCGATTGCAGCTGCGTTGTCTTTCTGGTTCGACTTTAGAGGGAAAGGGCTGTGGATCGGGATACTGTGTGGGGCGACAATGCAGTCCCTCATGCTTGCGATCATCACGGCTTGCATGAACTGGGAGAAACAG GCAGCAAAGGTGAGGGAGAGGTTATGCGAAGAGGAGTCGTTGCTTGGTGATAGGCTTACATGA